A region of the Apus apus isolate bApuApu2 chromosome 5, bApuApu2.pri.cur, whole genome shotgun sequence genome:
GGGTACAGCAGCCCATTCCCAGAGGAGGGAACTGTGTGGCCATGGCAGTGGTCAAAGGCAGTCAGATTCCCACCAGTGTCAGTTGGAGGGAATGCCAAGATAGCAAGAAACCGGTATTTCCATTCCTTCATAATTAGAAGGATCAATAAAAAAGATAGAAGGGGAAAATGTGAAATTACTGGGTTTGAAGTTGGCTTGTGTGGGAAAAGGCAGATAAACAGATGGAAGTGAAGGCAGttaacagcaaaagaaacatcCTTCTagctgttttcagtgtttcaagtTACTGAATTTTGGCATTACACCCTGCTCTGGAGCTGGAATAACTTATTGGGGTGCTATGACTTGGCTATAGCAGATAAAaaacaagaagggaaaaaattccaaacatcttttgtttcttacgtttttttccagatttacAACAGGTCAGAATATGCCCTGCAGAATCCCTAGAAAATGCAGTAACTCCTCCCTGGGGGAGTGAGCATTAGTAAGAAATGCTAGGAAATAAAAGTTACAAGAATTTTCTTCCACGtgtccaaggaaaaaaaaaatcagaaaacccaaaaacttTTGCACTGACAAGTGTTAATGCACAGTCaactcatattcagctgcttttcaaaaaccTTTTTGTAAGTTTAAATGTTGGATGAGGGTCTACAACACCCAATGATTTCTTACAGGCTGCACTCAGTTGTGAATTAGATTTTGAAGCACTGTATGTTAACCTTCAGCCAGTTCACTCAtggaaaattttcttcacaggTGTCCTTCTTCTGGCTGGTGATTCATGTCTTTGTTAGTCTTGATGGGCTACAGCGGGAAGGTCTGACTTGCTGCCAGGTGAGTACCTGCATGTGGTCTCCAAAGGGAGGTTTCTCCTGCTGAGGGAAGCCTGGCTTTGAGCCCAGCACGGGGCTGCTCGGGTGCTCCAGTTAACGTGGTGGCTTTACATGCTGCCAGCAGGCACTACAAACAAATTCATGTGCATTTTTCTGTCAAGGAAGGGAAGCCCAGAATATGCttccatagaatcacagaatcccagactggtttgggttggaagggaccttaaagatcacctagatccaaccccctgcatgggcagggacacctcccagcagcccaggctgctccaagccccatccaacctgcccttcaacactgccagggatggggcagccacagcttccctgggcagcctgggccagggtctcaccaccctcaagcAAAGAATTGCTTCCTCAGATCTCACctcaatcttccctcttccagttttaatcccttccccctcatcccatccctccctgcccttgtcccaagcccctccccagctttcctgcagccccttcaggcactggaaggtgctccacAGTCCATCCAGAGCCTTCCTGTTCTTCAGTCATAGAAGCtttttggttggagaagacctttcagatcatccagcccaaccatTAACCAccactgccccgtgtccctcagcaccatctccagggctcggaaacccctccagggacggggcctccccccctgccctgggcagcctggagagcGGGTTCGGGAGCTCAGGGAGCGGCTGAGGCGGAGCAGCCTCCCGGgctttctccctccctcagcAGAGGGCCGGGCCCTTCCCGCCGCCATCTCCGGGGCGGGCGGCAGGCGGGAGGGAGGCGggcccgccccggggccgccaTGGCGGGCTTCGTGCGGGAGCTGgagcggcgggcagggccggcgCTGCGGCTGGAGCAGCGGGCGGCCGGCGGGGTGGGCTGCGTGGTGTGGGACGCTGCCCTGGTGCTCGCCAAGTTCCTGGAGACCGGCGCCTGCCCGCTCGCCCGCCGACGCGTCCTGGAGCTGGGGGCCGGTACCGGTGCCGTGGGTATCATGGCGGCCACGCTGGGGTGAGCGGAGCCGGGGCGGGACGGAACCCCCTGCTTCTCCCCCCTGCTtctccccccccagccccgtggTCTGTGTGACAGACAACGCGGGCGACCCTGACCCGCTGTGTGCCCCAGGGCCGACGTGACGGTGACggacctgcaggagctgcaggagctgctggcggTGAACATCGAGCACAACAAGCACCTGGTGACGGGGTCCCTCCGAGCCAAGGTACTGAAATGGTCTGTATGAGCCTTTAACGTTTTCTGTTCAGCTCTAACGCGGCCTCTGCTCCCGCTCTGTTACATCGGCAGAGGCCTGGAAGCGCTGCCCTGAGGGGGGACGCTCAGGACCGGGGCCCAGGAGTTAACTTGGTGCTCAGCCCGGGGCCGGTGTGGGCAGCACCGAGTCACGGCCGCCCGTGCTGAGTCCTGGCCCCTGTGGGCAGGCTGGAGGGGgcccagggaagggctgggaagcCATGTGAGGAAAGGCCGGGAGAGCTGGGTTGGTTCAGccctgagaagagaaggctcaggggagaccaTGTTCCAGCACTTCAAGGGTTGCTGCAAAGAGGATTGAATCTCCCTTTTTACagggagtcacatggaaaagatgagggaTAATGGGCACAAGCTCCTCCTGGGGAGATCCCAACTGGacaccagaagaaaatgttttactaTGGGAGCAGCTGGACATTGGAATAaccttcccagggaagtggtgggttTCCCAGCACTGGAgacttttaagactcagcttgacagggtgctgggagaTCCTCCCTAAACCCTGTTCCTgcctagaaaggctggaccagatgatccttgaggtcctttccaacctgccattctgtgattccatgtgTTGTATTATTGCTGAAGTTTGTTTtcacctttcttctttttagggGTGAAGATGTAACAGAATTTCAGCCTCCCCCCGATTATATACTCATGGCTGATTGCATTTACTATGAGGAGGTAAACGAGCACTTTGCAAAACCCCTACTACCTTGGGAAGGGTGTGGGCTCAGCATGAGAGGTGTGCAAATAGATACTGTGCTTGCAATTTGGTCCCCATTGTTTAGAGAAACAAGTACAAGATTGGAAAGGGCATTTTTAAGAGATCCAAGGCCATTTGAGATTCAACTGGatactttttttattgttaaaaacaCCCCAAACTTAATATTTGtgccttctcctgccctcccttccccctttttttatttttgtattaggGATGAAGTGTGAAGCAAAACATGGTGGATGGGAGTTGCAAACTGTTTAATGCACTGGTGAATGAAATGTAACAGTGCCACATCTGCATGGTTTGGGTGCTCCTCATGCTTTCTGTAGGAAGGCAAAAGGAGAAATCATGCTCCAGCCAAGTGACTGTTGTAGTCTGCcccatctcctgagctggagctGTAGGGTGTGCCCTGAGAGCTGACAGCAGTTTGCAAGAAAAGGGAAGTGACCTGAAGAACCCCATGTCCCAGTGCCCCTTCAATGGTCCTACCAGCCCATGGTGTTGGCTTCCTGCATCTTGGTCCTGTTTCCATACCTAGTGGTCTGGATCTGAGCCATGGTCCAAGAATGGTGGAGAAAAGTCACTCCTGAAACATGTCAAGCAATAGTCATTCCTGAGTGCTTTAGGGAGATGCCCACTCAGCAGTGTGGGGAGTTTCTGGCGTTGATGCTGGTTCAGTTTCCTTGGTCAGTCTGTGGAACTCTTCTCCTGTGCCGTCTcactttctcctctgcttcccagttTGCCCCCATGTTCTTTTTGTCCTAGATAAAGTACTAAAAATAACtccctgaaaagcaaaactgggaAAGTTCTCTCTTGGGTGAAGACTTTCTCTAGTTAGAGGGTATCATACCAGTAAAATGAACTTGAAATCTAAGTGAGAAACACTTAACCTCTTCTGGGCAGTCGTTAGAGCCGTTGCTGAAGACGCTGAGGGACCTCACGGGCCCTGATACCTGTGTCTTGTGCTGTTATGAACAGAGGACTATGGGAAAGAATCCTGAAATCGAGAGGAAGTACTTTGAGGTGAGTGTTTTTCATGTGTGCTTTTGAACTCTGGGAAGACAGCTTGGATGCAGGAAGTCTTTGGATTGGATCAGCTGAACATCAGTGGCAATTGCTACATGTACAAATTCAAGGGGGCTGCACGAAGTAGGGTTTGTTAGCAGGAGGAGCATGTTTGTCttgaggtggtggtggtgtctTGGACGGTGTCTCTGCAAGACACTGACCAACATACCAGTAGAGATTGTCGATATGTACtgagctttcttttcctcagaagGTCAAACTAATTGTTCTTGCCTTCCTGATTAACCTGAACTATGTGGGAGACTTTGATCCAGGCACCCATATGTGCAGAGGGTGCTCAGAGCCTCTCTGGCTTGTACTACCTTCCAGATTTGCAAAAGGCAGTATCTGCCAAACCAAAATCATTGTGTTTGTAGGAGCAAGTGAATTAGCCTTCATTCTGCAGTGTCCTGATGTTTCCAGAGGTTATTGGGAGGATTAAATCAGGCtggtgaaatgttttttttcttttagtgtatTTCAttgaaagcaaagggaaaacaggTAAAGATTTCAGAGTAGCTCAGGAACTCAAGGCTCTCTGCTAAGTGatacagctgcttctgcagagatTTCATCCCTCTACTCATAGGGTGTTGATAGGTGGTACAGGTTATTAGTCCAGCTGTATCTTCTGTGCAGGTGAAGGAGCACAGGTAACAGCTGAATCCCTCCTAAGGTTGTGGGGATGACAGTGCAGGATTCAACTCTGCACCTGTGAaacctgctgaaaagcagcccTTATGCACGAGTAATAATGATAGTTTACAATGGATTGTCCATAATAATAATACTACAAAAAAGGGGAAGGGCAAGAATTCCAGGGCCATTTGTATGTGTTAATAAAAGCACCTCTTTGATAATTAGCCCAGCCTTGAACTCTGGTGAGGCCCTGACTGTGAGGGGGTGTTGCTCTGATTCAGCTGTGCTGAGGTGCTGCACCCACAGCAAACACAGTAGGTGTTTCTGGgttatttcagctttcttggAGCTTATTTCCTTCCTTAGCTTGCCAGGGTTCAGCCAAGTTAATCTGCTGAGCACTTTGTGAAGTCATTGCTGGATTTTTTAGccttctttcccccctccctgcatTTTGAGAAGGTTGGCAgaggtggtttggttttgcccTTTGGCGGTTGGAGGGAGCAAAATGTTTTATGACAAGCtttgagttttttttaaatgttgcaaGGTGTCTGAAGCTTTTAATTGGCACAGGAGTAATTAAAACAAGGGTAAATGAGCTGCATGAGGGGACAACATTTCTTACATGTTTGTAGAGGCCTTTAGTGGAATGGTCTGAGCCTGGTGGCTCCAGCCTCTTTAGGCATCCTGCCCTCCAGTGGGTGCATTGTGGGACCTTTTTAACTCATCACACTTAGGTTAAGGGAATATCAGTGTCACTGGAGTTGTTTTGTCTGTTCTCTGATAACCAGCTGCTTCAGGTGGACTTTGAGCTGGAAACAATTCCCCTGGATAAGCACGATGAGGAGTATCGCAGCGAGGACATCCATATCCTGAGCATCCACAGGAAACCAGTGGTAGGTtcattcagctgctgctgtgaacactgccagggattcccagagctgctgtgtgctTGGCAGAGGGAACAGCTGTGAGGGACCCTGTGAATCTGCAGACCAGAACCTGCTTGTGCAAAGGAGCTCCTGTGTCCTGAAGCCCAGCGCTCAGCCAGGGGCCAGCCTGTGTCTTCAGCAGGACCATCCTTGggcttcacagaatcatagaatcccagactggtttgggttggaaaggaccttaaagatcatctagttccaaccccctgccatgggcagggacacctcccaccagcccaggttgctccaagccccatccaacctgcccttcaacactgccagggatggggcagccacagcttccctggacaacctgggccgTGGTCTCCATGctgcctttcccttctgctgccctCTCTGCAGTGCACTGGGTTCTCAAAACTGGAGTTTGGAGGCACCAAAGTAATAATACACCCACTGCTGCTTTTAGTACAGCCCGCTCCCCAAAACCAGCCTCTGAAGGAGGTACTTGGCACCTGTCTGGGTTAGTTAGATCATGTTTTGGTTAATTGGTGGAGCAGACAGGCATTATAAAGTCTTTTGCATATTGTGCTGACACGATGTGTGGGTCCAGTGCTTAAACAAAAACAGGCCACTTAAAaatctgtacttttttttttttatctccacAGAATTCTCCACCGTGAGATCTCTGACCACAGTATCTGTCCTCTGGCAGCTGGTGGAGCtctggagaagagggagagggaataGAATAACACCACAAAGGGACTGTCTCCGGTGTGGTTTGTGACTCATCTGCAGAAAACGGCTTCTCCCTGGTGGCCTTGGCatgaggaagcagcagaagtgaGTTCCTTAGAGTAGATCCACTGATGGTGCCTCCCAGGAGGACAGAGGGGAGCTGTCTCTGACTGCAGGCTGAGGCAGAGAGTGGCAGAAGAAGGAACCAGAGCTTCCCCCAGAGCAGTGCAGGGTGCACCTTTGGGTcacctctgctgggcagccacTCCCTGGAGCAGTGGGTGGCTTGCCAAGTGTTCGTGGAGCAGATCCCAGGACATGGCACTGAATCTCTGGGAGGAGAAGACCGCAAGTGAGCTCAGTCACCCAGCCCCACCTCACCGGTCAATAAACCTTTTGCACTTGAAATGCATCTTGGTGGGGGTGGCTTCAACCTGTGGTTTCTGGGTCATCCTCACTACAAGGGCTGGTAGCAAGAGGAGATGGAGCAGTGgtttaaaactggaggaggggtTAAACATCAGGAGGagattctttgctgtgaggctggtgagaccctggcccaagttgcccagggaagctgtggctgccccatccctggcagtgttgaagggcaggttggatggggcttggagcagcctgggctggtgggaggtttctctgcccatggcaggggttgggactagaggatcttgaaggtcccacccaacccaaaccagtctgtgattctctaTGATTCCTGCCTTGCAGAGGTCCTGGAGGTCTTGTTCCAGGAGCAGGGTGTCCTGGTGGTAGGTGCTGCACAGATGCTCTAAGTTTGTTCTGTTGGTTCCACCTGCATTTTCCGGCTGTAAGG
Encoded here:
- the VCPKMT gene encoding protein N-lysine methyltransferase METTL21D; the encoded protein is MAGFVRELERRAGPALRLEQRAAGGVGCVVWDAALVLAKFLETGACPLARRRVLELGAGTGAVGIMAATLGADVTVTDLQELQELLAVNIEHNKHLVTGSLRAKVLKWGEDVTEFQPPPDYILMADCIYYEESLEPLLKTLRDLTGPDTCVLCCYEQRTMGKNPEIERKYFELLQVDFELETIPLDKHDEEYRSEDIHILSIHRKPVNSPP